The region CCCGTCCCACATGAGTCCACGAGCCCCGCCGTCCTGGCTCATTCCGCCGAGAACACCGAGGTCACCGGGGTCACCGGGGTCGTCGAGATCGCCGAGCGCGCCAGGATCACCCGGCGCGCCGGGGCCATCAGGACCGCAGCCGAGGCCGTTCAGCCGCCCGCCGAGGACGACGACCTGGTCATCGAGGACCTCTCCGACGCCGCCTGGCCCATCGGCGCGCCCGCCATCTGCATCTGCACCGTCGGCGCCGAATGACCGGCCGATGACCGGCGAACTGGGCTTCACACCACATCTGCGGGTCGAGCCGGTGCCGGGCGAGGCCGTGTATCTCGTCTCCGAGCGCGGGGTCACGGCGCTGCACGGGCGGGCGATCGCCGCGCTCGCGCCGCTGCTCGACGGGTCACGGGACCTCGCCCACATCCTCACCGAGGCAGCCGCGCCCACCGGCGCCGCGGGTCCGCCCGGCGCGGTCCCGGCCGGGCAGGCCGAGCACGTGATCGCCCGCCTCCGCGCGGCCGGGCTGGTCTCCGAGCGGGACCACCCCTGGACCCCCGAGGAGGCGTACTGGGAGCTGGCCGGGCTGAACACCGCGGACGGCTCCGTCCCGGCCCCCACGCCCCCGCCGTCCCGCCCCGTCGTGGCCCCGCTGGTCCTCGGCTCGGCCGACCCGGGCGAGGTGGTCCGGGCGCTGCGCGCCGCGGGGCTGAGGAGCGCGGAGCTGAGGACCGTGGACGGGAAGGCGGCGGACGGCGATCCGCCGGCTTCCGGGGCCCTTATCCCTCGGCGCGAGATATGTCAAATCGCCCCCCGTCAACATGACGACGCGGAACTCACCCTTGTGGTGTGCGACGACTACCTCGATCCGCGGCTCGCCGCCGTGGACGCCGCCCACCGCGCCGCCGGCCGTCGCTGGCTGCCCGTCAAACCGGTGGGCACCCAGGCGTGGCTGGGCCCGTTCCTCGGCGCCCCCGACGACCCGTGCTGGGTCTGTCTGGCCGACCGGCTGTGGCGCGGACGGCAGGCCGAGGCGTATCTCCAGCACCGGCTCGGCCGCCCCGGACCGGTACCGCGCCCGCCCGCCTCACTGCCCGCTAGCCGCGCCGCCGCGCTCCAGCTCGCCGCCCTGGAGGCCGCCAAGTGGCTGGCCGGGCACCGGCATCCGGGCCAGCGGGAGCTGCGCACCCTGGACAGCCTCACCGCCACCGTGGACCGCCATCCGCTCTCCCGCCGCCCGCAGTGCGCCGGCTGCGGCGATCCGGCGCTGGTCGCGGCCCGGATACGGGCGCCCCTGGCGCTGCCGTCGCCACGGGAGCCGCTGGCCGAAACCCGCACCGACACCTCCCCGCGCCGGATCATGGAGCGCTACGGACATCTGGTGGACCCCGTCACCGGGCTGGTCACCGAGATCCGGCGCGATCCGCGCGGCCCCGCCATCCTCAACTGCTTCCACGCCCGCCACCCTTCGTACGCGGGAGCGGGCCCCCAAAGCGGCCTGGACGCCGTAAGGGCCGGGCTGCGGGCTGCCGCCCACGGTAAGGGCCGCACCGCCGAACAGGCGCGGGCGAGCGCGCTGTGCGAGGCCCTGGAGCACTACAGCGGCCATTTCCAGGGGGACGAGCCGCGGCAGCGCGCCCGCTATCGCGATCTGCACCCGGACGACGCGGTGCATCCGGACACCGTCCAGCTCTTCGACCCGCGTCAGTTCCGCGACCCCGCCCTCCCCGCGCGCCACCGGATCCGCGATCCGTTCGACGAGGGCGCGGAGCTGGACTGGACCCCGCTGTGGTCGCTCACCGCCGAGCGCCACCGGCTGCTGCCCACCGCGCTGCTGTACTACGGCGCCCCGCAGCCCCCGGGCCGCCGCTGCTGCCGGGCGGACTCCAACGGCGCGGCGGCGGGCGGCACGCTGGCCGACGCCGTCGTACGGGGCTTCCTGGAGCTGGTGGAGCGGGACGCGGTCGCCCTGTGGTGGTACAACCGCACCCGGCAGCCCGCCGTGGCCCTCGACGCCTTCGACGACCCGTGGCTGGCCGAAGTGCGGGCCGCCCACCGGGGGTTGTGGCGCGAGGTGTGGGCCCTGGACCTCACCACGGACTTCGGCATCCCGGTGGTCGCCGCGCTCTCCCGGCGACTCGACAAGCCCGCCGAGGACATCACCCTCGGCTTCGGCGCCCACTTCGACCGGCACACCGCGCTGTGCCACGCCTTCGCCGAGCTGAACCAGATGCTCCCGGCGGTGGTCGAGGCCCGCGCCGACGGCGGGGGCTACGGCGCCGCCGAGCCCGAGG is a window of Streptomyces violaceusniger Tu 4113 DNA encoding:
- a CDS encoding TOMM precursor leader peptide-binding protein, which codes for MTGELGFTPHLRVEPVPGEAVYLVSERGVTALHGRAIAALAPLLDGSRDLAHILTEAAAPTGAAGPPGAVPAGQAEHVIARLRAAGLVSERDHPWTPEEAYWELAGLNTADGSVPAPTPPPSRPVVAPLVLGSADPGEVVRALRAAGLRSAELRTVDGKAADGDPPASGALIPRREICQIAPRQHDDAELTLVVCDDYLDPRLAAVDAAHRAAGRRWLPVKPVGTQAWLGPFLGAPDDPCWVCLADRLWRGRQAEAYLQHRLGRPGPVPRPPASLPASRAAALQLAALEAAKWLAGHRHPGQRELRTLDSLTATVDRHPLSRRPQCAGCGDPALVAARIRAPLALPSPREPLAETRTDTSPRRIMERYGHLVDPVTGLVTEIRRDPRGPAILNCFHARHPSYAGAGPQSGLDAVRAGLRAAAHGKGRTAEQARASALCEALEHYSGHFQGDEPRQRARYRDLHPDDAVHPDTVQLFDPRQFRDPALPARHRIRDPFDEGAELDWTPLWSLTAERHRLLPTALLYYGAPQPPGRRCCRADSNGAAAGGTLADAVVRGFLELVERDAVALWWYNRTRQPAVALDAFDDPWLAEVRAAHRGLWREVWALDLTTDFGIPVVAALSRRLDKPAEDITLGFGAHFDRHTALCHAFAELNQMLPAVVEARADGGGYGAAEPEALRWFRTATLADHPYLTPDPAAVLPTGISGPPEGGALAAVRELARQRGMELLVLDQTRPDVGLPVAKVLVPGLRPHWARFAPGRLFDVPVALGRLPGPTPYADLNPIPFFL